One window from the genome of Engraulis encrasicolus isolate BLACKSEA-1 chromosome 16, IST_EnEncr_1.0, whole genome shotgun sequence encodes:
- the nrbp2a gene encoding nuclear receptor-binding protein 2 isoform X2, whose translation MRHGGWKYQRHLSQGNVPGIESASLAMDTEEGVEVVWNEVQFSDKKVFKSHEDRIREMFENLMLVEHPNIVKFHKYWLDMRESRARVIFITEYMSSGSLKQFLKKTKKNHKTMNVKAWKRWCTQILSAMSYLHSCDPPIVHGNLTCDTIFIQHNGLIKIGSVWHRLFVNVFPEAIHGNVHQHRDEQSNQHFFAPEYGLSEDHYSIDIYSFGICALEMAVLEIQANGDSAVSKEAIAYAGDILEDSLMREFIQSCVHAEPKRRPTAHDLLFHRVLFEVHSLKLLAAHCFINNQYLLPENCVEEKTKSYDPNGIMAEIHHEDRQGVQLKYTHVSPLELDKFLEDVKNGIYPLMNFASHRQHPIPRALSLSQEHMETVKTPTPEPLETETRKVVQMHCNLEPNEERTKAHLSLFLKMDDKLHRQLSCDILPSDSPRDLASELVHHAFICEEDCEKLAGFLEEALGKHWDGLSDPTPVTGTLH comes from the exons ATGAGGCATGGCGGCTGGAAATACCAGAGGCAC ctgaGCCAAGGAAATGTGCCTGGCATCGAGAGTGCCTCCTTGGCCATGGACacggaggagggggtggaggtggtgtggaACGAGGTCCAGTTCTCTGATAAAAAGGTCTTCAAGTCTCATGAG GACAGGATCAGGGAGATGTTTGAGAACCTCATGCTGGTGGAGCATCCCAACATTGTCAAGTTCCACAAGTACTGGCTTGACATGAGGGAGAGCAGGGCGCgg GTGATATTTATCACAGAGTACATGTCCTCAGGAAGCCTTAAACAGTTCTTGAAGAAAACCAAGAAAAACCACAAAACTATGAATGTGAAG GCCTGGAAGCGTTGGTGTACGCAGATCCTCTCTGCCATGAG CTATTTGCACTCGTGTGATCCTCCTATTGTTCATGGCAACTTAACGTGTGACACCATTTTCATTCAACACAATGGACTTATTAAGATTGGTTCAG tgtggcATAGGCTGTTTGTCAATG TGTTCCCGGAGGCGATCCATGGGAACGTGCACCAGCATCGAGACGAGCAGAGCAACCAGCACTTCTTCGCCCCGGAGTATGGCC TTTCGGAGGATCATTACTCCATTGACATATACTCATTTGGTATATGCGCCTTGGAG ATGGCTGTCTTGGAGATTCAAGCCAATGGTGACAGTGCCGTGTCTAAGGAAGCCATAGCTTACGCTGGGGACATACTGGAAGACTCTCTTATGAGG GAGTTTATTCAGTCCTGTGTGCATGCTGAGCCTAAGAGGAGGCCCACTGCCCATGACCTGCTGTTCCACAGAGTTCTGTTTGAAGTGCACTCCCTAAAACTGCTAGCGGCCCACTGCTTTATTAACAACCAAT ATTTGCTTCCTGAAAACTGTGTGGAGGAGAAAACAAAATCGTATGATCCAAATGGCATAATGGCAGAGATCCATCATGAAGACCGccagggagtccaactaaa ATACACTCATGTCTCTCCTCTGGAACTTGACAAATTCCTTGAGGATGTCAA AAATGGCATCTACCCTTTGATGAACTTCGCATCCCATCGGCAGCACCCCATCCcccgtgctctctctctgtcacaggaGCACATGGAGACAGTGAAGACGCCCACCCCAGAACCCCTAGAAACAGAAACTCGAAAG GTTGTTCAGATGCACTGTAATTTGGAGCCGAATGAGGAGAGAACTAAAGCACAT CTTTCTCTGTTTTTGAAGATGGATGACAAACTTCATCGTCAGCTTAGCTGTGACATACTTCCAA GTGATAGTCCGAGAGATTTGGCCAGCGAGCTTGTTCATCACGCTTTCATTTGTGAG GAGGATTGCGAGAAGCTGGCGGGGTTTCTGGAGGAGGCTCTGGGTAAACACTGGGACGGACTGTCCGACCCTACGCCCGTCACGGGTACGCTGCACTGA
- the nrbp2a gene encoding nuclear receptor-binding protein 2 isoform X1 — MTMSVPERISGSGGKEEESEDESEILEESPCGRWQKRKEQLSQGNVPGIESASLAMDTEEGVEVVWNEVQFSDKKVFKSHEDRIREMFENLMLVEHPNIVKFHKYWLDMRESRARVIFITEYMSSGSLKQFLKKTKKNHKTMNVKAWKRWCTQILSAMSYLHSCDPPIVHGNLTCDTIFIQHNGLIKIGSVWHRLFVNVFPEAIHGNVHQHRDEQSNQHFFAPEYGLSEDHYSIDIYSFGICALEMAVLEIQANGDSAVSKEAIAYAGDILEDSLMREFIQSCVHAEPKRRPTAHDLLFHRVLFEVHSLKLLAAHCFINNQYLLPENCVEEKTKSYDPNGIMAEIHHEDRQGVQLKYTHVSPLELDKFLEDVKNGIYPLMNFASHRQHPIPRALSLSQEHMETVKTPTPEPLETETRKVVQMHCNLEPNEERTKAHLSLFLKMDDKLHRQLSCDILPSDSPRDLASELVHHAFICEEDCEKLAGFLEEALGKHWDGLSDPTPVTGTLH; from the exons ATGACGATGTCTGTCCCGGAGAGGATTTCAGGGTCCGGGggtaaggaggaggagagcgaggatGAGAGTGAAATCCTGGAGGAAAGCCCCTGTGGACGCTGGCAGAAGCGAAAGGAGCAG ctgaGCCAAGGAAATGTGCCTGGCATCGAGAGTGCCTCCTTGGCCATGGACacggaggagggggtggaggtggtgtggaACGAGGTCCAGTTCTCTGATAAAAAGGTCTTCAAGTCTCATGAG GACAGGATCAGGGAGATGTTTGAGAACCTCATGCTGGTGGAGCATCCCAACATTGTCAAGTTCCACAAGTACTGGCTTGACATGAGGGAGAGCAGGGCGCgg GTGATATTTATCACAGAGTACATGTCCTCAGGAAGCCTTAAACAGTTCTTGAAGAAAACCAAGAAAAACCACAAAACTATGAATGTGAAG GCCTGGAAGCGTTGGTGTACGCAGATCCTCTCTGCCATGAG CTATTTGCACTCGTGTGATCCTCCTATTGTTCATGGCAACTTAACGTGTGACACCATTTTCATTCAACACAATGGACTTATTAAGATTGGTTCAG tgtggcATAGGCTGTTTGTCAATG TGTTCCCGGAGGCGATCCATGGGAACGTGCACCAGCATCGAGACGAGCAGAGCAACCAGCACTTCTTCGCCCCGGAGTATGGCC TTTCGGAGGATCATTACTCCATTGACATATACTCATTTGGTATATGCGCCTTGGAG ATGGCTGTCTTGGAGATTCAAGCCAATGGTGACAGTGCCGTGTCTAAGGAAGCCATAGCTTACGCTGGGGACATACTGGAAGACTCTCTTATGAGG GAGTTTATTCAGTCCTGTGTGCATGCTGAGCCTAAGAGGAGGCCCACTGCCCATGACCTGCTGTTCCACAGAGTTCTGTTTGAAGTGCACTCCCTAAAACTGCTAGCGGCCCACTGCTTTATTAACAACCAAT ATTTGCTTCCTGAAAACTGTGTGGAGGAGAAAACAAAATCGTATGATCCAAATGGCATAATGGCAGAGATCCATCATGAAGACCGccagggagtccaactaaa ATACACTCATGTCTCTCCTCTGGAACTTGACAAATTCCTTGAGGATGTCAA AAATGGCATCTACCCTTTGATGAACTTCGCATCCCATCGGCAGCACCCCATCCcccgtgctctctctctgtcacaggaGCACATGGAGACAGTGAAGACGCCCACCCCAGAACCCCTAGAAACAGAAACTCGAAAG GTTGTTCAGATGCACTGTAATTTGGAGCCGAATGAGGAGAGAACTAAAGCACAT CTTTCTCTGTTTTTGAAGATGGATGACAAACTTCATCGTCAGCTTAGCTGTGACATACTTCCAA GTGATAGTCCGAGAGATTTGGCCAGCGAGCTTGTTCATCACGCTTTCATTTGTGAG GAGGATTGCGAGAAGCTGGCGGGGTTTCTGGAGGAGGCTCTGGGTAAACACTGGGACGGACTGTCCGACCCTACGCCCGTCACGGGTACGCTGCACTGA
- the LOC134466559 gene encoding B-type lectin plumieribetin-like, with translation MSRNYMSKFDELRKGDYLWSNNHEWKAVFQEDGNFVIYGWRQMWSSDTSGQREAHRLCMQDDCNFAMYKRDNKMMWQTKTQASGGFKMCRMYLRNDGNLVIERDGEEVWNSSQSKGFK, from the exons ATGAGCAGGAACTACATGTCCAAGTTTGATGAGCTCCGCAAGGGAGACTATCTCTGGTCCAACAACCACGAATGGAAGGCTGTTTTCCAG GAGGACGGCAACTTTGTGATCTATGGCTGGAGGCAGATGTGGTCGTCTGACACCTCAGGCCAGCGGGAGGCCCACCGCCTCTGCATGCAGGACGACTGCAACTTTGCCATGTACAAGCGCGACAACAAAATGATGTGGCAGACCAAGACCCAGGCGTCTGGTGGCTTCAAGATGTGCCGCATGTACCTGCGCAATGACGGCAACCTGGTGATCGAGAGGGACGGCGAGGAGGTGTGGAACTCCTCCCAGTCTAAGGGATTCAAGTGA
- the LOC134465709 gene encoding B-type lectin plumieribetin-like, giving the protein MSRNYMSKYDELRKGDYLWSNNKEYKAVFQEDGNFVIYGWRQMWSSDTAGQHDAHRLCMQDDCNFVMFKRDNKAVWHTNTHKSDGFRMCRMWLRDDGNLVIEKDGEEMWNSSQSKGMK; this is encoded by the exons ATGAGCAGGAACTACATGTCCAAGTATGATGAGCTCCGCAAAGGAGACTATCTCTGGTCCAACAACAAGGAGTACAAGGCAGTCTTTCag GAGGACGGCAACTTTGTGATCTACGGCTGGAGGCAGATGTGGTCGTCCGACACCGCCGGGCAGCACGATGCCCACCGCCTCTGCATGCAGGACGACTGCAACTTTGTCATGTTCAAGCGCGACAACAAGGCCGTCTGGCACACCAACACCCACAAGTCCGACGGCTTCAGGATGTGCCGCATGTGGCTGCGGGACGACGGCAACCTGGTGATCGAGAAGGACGGCGAGGAGATGTGGAACTCCTCCCAGTCCAAGGGGATGAAGTGA